The Plectropomus leopardus isolate mb chromosome 22, YSFRI_Pleo_2.0, whole genome shotgun sequence genome includes a window with the following:
- the adipor2 gene encoding adiponectin receptor protein 2, with product MSPRENADTPTSGSPTSHLSTAECPTHNGSVPECDEERRKNEEDDRGRGEEDERSSDEGFMGMTPLLQAHHAMERMEEFVHKMWEGRWRVIPHDVLPDWLKDNDFLLHGHRPPMPSFRACFKSIFRIHTETGNIWTHLLGCLFFLCLGLMYMFRPNMSFVAPVQEKVVIGMFFLGAILCLSFSWLFHTVYCHSEGVSRVFSKLDYSGIAFLIMGSFVPWLYYSFYCSPQPCFIYLFVVCILGLAAITVSQCDFFATPQYRGVRAGVFVGLGLSGVVPTLHFVISEGLIKATTMGQMGWLLLMATLYITGACLYAARIPERFFPGKCDIWFHSHQLFHILVVAGAFVHFHGVSNLQEFRHKAGGGCTEDGTL from the exons ATGAGTCCCCGGGAGAATGCAGACACGCCAACCTCAGGTTCTCCAACCAGTCACCTCAGCACCGCAGAGTGCCCCACACACAATGGA AGTGTCCCAGAGTGCGacgaggagagaagaaaaaacgaAGAAGatgacagaggaagaggagaagaggatgagaggagcagtgaTGAAGGTTTCATGGGAATGACCCCGCTGCTGCAGGCGCACCACGCCATGGAGAGGATGGAGGAGTTTGTACACAAG ATGTGGGAGGGCCGGTGGCGCGTCATACCTCACGACGTGCTCCCCGACTGGCTTAAGGACAACGACTTCCTGCTTCACGGCCACAGGCCACCAATGCCTTCGTTCCGCGCCTGCTTCAAGAGCATCTTCAGAATCCACACAGAGACGGGAAACATCTGGACACATCTGCTAG gctgtttgtttttcctctgtctgGGTCTCATGTACATGTTCAGGCCCAACATGTCATTTGTGGCTCCTGTCCAGGAGAAGGTGGTGATCGGGATGTTTTTCCTGGGAGCcatcctctgtctctccttctcctgGCTCTTCCACACAGTCTACTGCCACTCTGAGGGCGTCTCCAGGGTCTTCTCCAA gttgGACTACAGTGGGATCGCCTTCCTGATCATGGGCTCGTTCGTCCCCTGGTTGTACTACTCCTTCTACTGCTCCCCTCAGCCCTGCTTCATCTACCTGTTTGTAGTGTGCATACTTGGATTGGCCGCCATCACTGTCTCCCAGTGTGACTTCTTCGCAACGCCGCAGTACAGAGGAGTCAGAGCAG GAGTGTTTGTGGGTCTGGGTCTGAGCGGCGTTGTTCCCACGCTGCACTTTGTCATCAGCGAGGGTCTGATCAAAGCGACCACCATGGGTCAGATGGGCTGGCTGCTGCTCATGGCGACACTCTACATCACCGGAGCCTGTTTGTACGCTGCTCGCATCCCTGAGAGGTTTTTCCCTGGCAAGTGTGACATTTGG TTCCACTCTCACCAGCTGTTCCACATCTTGGTGGTCGCAGGGGCTTTCGTTCATTTCCACGGCGTTTCCAACCTCCAGGAGTTTCGCCACAAGGCAGGAGGGGGCTGCACCGAAGATGGCACTCTCTAG